A part of Pongo pygmaeus isolate AG05252 chromosome 14, NHGRI_mPonPyg2-v2.0_pri, whole genome shotgun sequence genomic DNA contains:
- the DCLK1 gene encoding serine/threonine-protein kinase DCLK1 isoform X6, producing the protein MLELIEVNGTPGSQLSTPRSGKSPSPSPTSPGSLRKQRDLYRPLSSDDLDSVGDSV; encoded by the exons ATGTTAGAACTCATAGAAG ttAATGGAACCCCTGGTAGTCAGCTCTCTACTCCGCGCTCAGGCAAGTCGCCAAGCCCATCACCCACCAGCCCAGGAAGCCTGCGGAAGCAGAGG GACCTGTACCGCCCCCTCTCTTCGGATGACTTGGATTCAGTAGGAGACTCAGTGTAA